One stretch of Streptomyces agglomeratus DNA includes these proteins:
- a CDS encoding type B 50S ribosomal protein L31: MKPGIHPSYGPVVFRDKAGGFAFLTRSTMTSDKTLEWEDGRTYPVVDVEISSQSHPFYTGTARVLDTAGRVERFERRYGAK, from the coding sequence ATGAAGCCCGGAATCCACCCGTCGTACGGCCCCGTCGTCTTCCGCGACAAGGCCGGCGGCTTCGCCTTCCTCACCCGCTCCACCATGACCAGCGACAAGACGCTGGAGTGGGAGGACGGCCGCACGTACCCCGTCGTCGACGTCGAGATCTCCTCGCAGAGCCACCCCTTCTACACGGGCACGGCGCGGGTCCTGGACACGGCGGGCCGCGTGGAGCGCTTCGAGCGCCGCTACGGAGCGAAGTAG
- the rpmG gene encoding 50S ribosomal protein L33 — protein sequence MARNEVRPIIKLRSTAGTGYTYVTRKNRRNDPDRMTLRKFDPIARRHVDFREER from the coding sequence ATGGCACGCAACGAAGTCCGCCCGATCATCAAGCTCAGGTCCACGGCGGGGACCGGCTACACGTACGTGACCCGCAAAAACCGCCGGAACGACCCCGACCGCATGACGCTCCGCAAGTTCGACCCGATTGCCCGCAGGCACGTCGACTTCCGCGAAGAGCGCTGA
- the rpmB gene encoding 50S ribosomal protein L28, with product MSAHCQLTGAQPGFGNNISHSHRRTSRRFDPNIQRKRYWLASEGRHVRLVLSARAIKTVDVIGVEAAVARIRARGVKV from the coding sequence TTGTCCGCCCACTGCCAGCTGACCGGCGCCCAGCCGGGATTCGGCAACAACATCTCCCACTCGCACCGGCGCACCTCGCGCCGCTTCGACCCGAACATCCAGCGCAAGCGCTACTGGCTGGCGAGCGAGGGCCGCCATGTCCGGCTCGTGCTCAGCGCCCGGGCGATCAAGACCGTCGACGTGATCGGCGTCGAGGCGGCCGTGGCCCGCATCCGCGCGCGGGGAGTGAAGGTCTGA
- the rpsN gene encoding 30S ribosomal protein S14, with product MAKKSKIARNERRKAVVERYAVRRAELKEILRRPGTGESERAAAQEELRRQPRDASATRVRNRDGVDGRPRGHLRKFGLSRVRMREQAHAGFLPGVRKSSW from the coding sequence ATGGCGAAAAAGAGCAAGATCGCCCGCAACGAGCGGCGCAAGGCCGTCGTCGAGCGGTACGCCGTGCGGCGGGCGGAGCTGAAGGAGATCCTCCGCAGGCCCGGCACGGGTGAGAGCGAGCGGGCCGCCGCGCAGGAGGAACTGCGCCGCCAGCCCCGCGACGCGAGCGCGACGCGCGTACGCAACCGGGACGGCGTGGACGGGCGGCCCCGCGGTCACCTCAGGAAGTTCGGGCTCTCCAGAGTGCGGATGCGGGAGCAGGCACATGCCGGTTTCCTCCCCGGAGTGCGCAAGTCCTCCTGGTAG
- a CDS encoding DUF2786 domain-containing protein, with amino-acid sequence MEQVEKAVAAAVYAADDAGLDLGASLIAAAPWPEAGREILRRGEEFVRRSWERGWQPADLVRIVRRDLDDRHVRLATDLIAAENRRYARMAPRWEAQLRELEATGPWWGSDERYADELAARERTDRFSLATTLLELFRLLIRLPAIEPVGPPPGENVHVHPHAPTPDEPRMLTRIRALLAKAEATDFPDEAEALTAKAQELMARHSIDAALLAAQGQTGDAPTACRIGVDAPYETAKAILLDAAASANRCRAVWNSGLNFSMVVGFEPDLEAVELLYTSLLVQGTAAMTRAEAAQRASGRKRTKAFRQAFLTAYASRVGQRLSETTQHVTEETDGSLLPVLAARDVAVEDRAERMFPQTTSTRVRGVNDHAGWEHGTAAADRARVHPRPGVTG; translated from the coding sequence ATGGAGCAGGTGGAGAAGGCCGTAGCCGCGGCGGTGTACGCCGCGGACGACGCGGGCCTCGACCTCGGCGCCTCACTGATCGCCGCCGCGCCCTGGCCGGAAGCGGGGCGCGAGATCCTCCGGCGCGGCGAGGAGTTCGTACGCCGCTCCTGGGAGCGCGGCTGGCAGCCCGCCGACCTGGTCCGCATCGTCCGCCGCGACCTCGACGACCGCCACGTGCGCCTGGCCACCGACCTGATCGCCGCGGAGAACCGCAGGTACGCCAGAATGGCCCCCCGCTGGGAGGCACAGCTGCGCGAACTTGAGGCGACCGGACCGTGGTGGGGCAGCGACGAGCGTTACGCCGACGAGCTGGCCGCCCGCGAGAGGACGGACCGCTTCTCGCTCGCCACCACGCTCCTCGAACTCTTCCGGCTGCTCATCAGGCTCCCGGCGATCGAGCCGGTGGGCCCGCCACCGGGCGAGAACGTGCACGTACACCCGCACGCCCCCACCCCCGACGAGCCGCGCATGCTCACCCGCATCCGGGCGCTGCTGGCCAAGGCGGAGGCGACGGACTTCCCGGACGAGGCGGAGGCCCTCACCGCCAAGGCGCAGGAGCTGATGGCGCGCCACAGCATCGACGCCGCGCTGCTGGCGGCCCAGGGGCAGACCGGCGACGCGCCGACGGCGTGCCGGATCGGCGTCGACGCCCCGTACGAGACGGCCAAGGCGATCCTCCTCGACGCCGCCGCCTCGGCGAACCGCTGCCGCGCGGTGTGGAACAGCGGACTCAACTTCTCCATGGTCGTCGGCTTCGAACCCGACCTGGAAGCCGTCGAGCTGCTCTACACCTCGCTGCTCGTGCAGGGCACGGCGGCCATGACCCGGGCGGAGGCGGCGCAGCGCGCGTCCGGCCGCAAGCGAACGAAGGCGTTCCGCCAGGCGTTCCTCACGGCGTACGCGAGCCGGGTGGGCCAGCGGCTGTCGGAGACCACGCAACACGTGACGGAGGAGACGGACGGCTCGCTCCTGCCGGTGCTGGCGGCGCGGGACGTGGCCGTGGAGGACAGAGCGGAGCGGATGTTCCCGCAGACGACGTCGACGCGGGTACGGGGCGTGAACGACCACGCGGGCTGGGAACACGGCACGGCCGCCGCCGACCGCGCCCGCGTGCATCCCCGCCCGGGCGTAACGGGCTGA
- a CDS encoding bifunctional 3'-5' exonuclease/DNA polymerase — protein sequence MSDRWAVAATDGGGALLVPLGRDGRPSGDVRAEPDLVAAVGSRPEVGRWVWRSTAEIYPRLLGAGVRVERCYDIEDAESLLLGHEGRHGEPRSAAAAWARLHDRPVPPDPPQRAAEPGSQSSLFEPQPVPVPFEDLLEVYADQQRRHEAAEHPDRMRLLTAAESAGMLVAAEMNGTGLPWRADVHRAVLDELLGERYAGGGDPRRMAELTDEISAAFGRRVRPELPADVIRAFAQAGIKVKSTRRWELAEVDHPAVEPLIAYKKLYRIHTAHGWGWLQDWVRGGRFRPQYLPGGTITGRWVTNGGGALQIPKVIRRAVIADDGWRLVVADADQMEPRVLAAISRDPGLMEVAGQPGDLYKAVSDRAFAGDRDMAKLAVLGAVYGQTSGDGLKNLAALRRRFPRAVAYVDDAARAGEEMRLVRTWLGRTCPPAVGSGDDGEAGIPQDDDRPSAAVREGEFTPGYASTNARARGRFTRNFVVQGSAADWALLMMAALRQSLKAAGLRAELVFFQHDEVIVHCPAEEARTVAEAIRAAGDLAGRIAFGETPVRFPFTTAVVECYADAK from the coding sequence ATGAGCGATCGCTGGGCCGTCGCCGCGACGGACGGGGGTGGGGCGCTGCTCGTGCCGCTGGGGCGGGACGGGCGGCCGTCCGGTGACGTGCGCGCGGAGCCCGACCTCGTGGCGGCGGTCGGTTCCAGGCCCGAGGTCGGCCGGTGGGTGTGGCGGTCCACCGCCGAGATCTACCCCCGGCTGCTCGGCGCGGGCGTGCGCGTCGAGCGGTGTTACGACATCGAGGACGCGGAGTCGCTGCTCCTCGGCCACGAGGGGCGCCACGGCGAGCCCCGTTCGGCGGCGGCGGCCTGGGCGCGGCTGCACGACCGGCCCGTACCGCCCGACCCGCCGCAGCGCGCCGCCGAACCCGGCTCGCAGTCGTCGCTCTTCGAACCGCAGCCGGTCCCGGTGCCGTTCGAGGACCTGCTGGAGGTGTACGCCGATCAGCAGCGCAGGCACGAGGCGGCGGAGCATCCCGACCGGATGCGGCTGCTGACGGCCGCCGAGTCGGCCGGGATGCTGGTGGCCGCCGAGATGAACGGCACGGGCCTGCCGTGGCGGGCGGACGTGCACCGGGCGGTGCTGGACGAGCTGCTCGGCGAGCGGTATGCGGGAGGGGGCGACCCGCGCCGTATGGCGGAGCTGACGGACGAGATCTCGGCGGCTTTCGGCAGGCGCGTACGGCCCGAGCTGCCCGCCGACGTGATCAGGGCCTTCGCGCAGGCCGGGATCAAGGTGAAATCCACGCGGCGGTGGGAGCTGGCCGAGGTCGACCATCCGGCGGTGGAGCCACTGATCGCGTACAAGAAGCTGTACCGCATCCATACGGCGCACGGCTGGGGCTGGCTCCAGGACTGGGTGCGCGGGGGACGGTTCAGACCCCAGTACCTGCCCGGCGGGACGATCACCGGCCGGTGGGTCACCAACGGCGGCGGCGCGCTCCAGATCCCGAAGGTGATCCGGCGCGCGGTGATCGCCGACGACGGCTGGCGGCTCGTGGTCGCCGACGCGGATCAGATGGAGCCGCGCGTCCTGGCCGCGATCTCGCGCGACCCCGGACTGATGGAGGTGGCGGGACAGCCCGGCGACCTCTACAAGGCGGTGTCGGACCGGGCGTTCGCCGGTGACCGCGACATGGCCAAGCTCGCCGTGCTCGGGGCGGTGTACGGGCAGACCTCCGGGGACGGCCTGAAGAACCTCGCGGCGCTGCGAAGACGTTTCCCGCGTGCCGTCGCGTACGTGGACGACGCGGCGCGCGCGGGTGAGGAGATGCGGCTCGTACGGACATGGTTGGGGCGGACCTGCCCGCCGGCCGTGGGGTCCGGCGACGACGGGGAGGCGGGCATCCCGCAGGACGACGACCGGCCATCGGCGGCGGTGCGGGAGGGGGAGTTCACGCCGGGGTACGCGTCGACGAACGCCCGCGCCCGGGGCCGCTTCACCCGCAACTTCGTGGTGCAGGGAAGCGCGGCCGACTGGGCACTGCTGATGATGGCGGCGCTGCGGCAGAGTCTGAAGGCCGCGGGGCTCCGGGCGGAGCTGGTGTTCTTCCAGCACGACGAGGTGATCGTGCACTGCCCCGCCGAGGAGGCGCGGACCGTCGCGGAGGCGATCCGCGCGGCCGGTGACCTGGCCGGGCGGATCGCCTTCGGTGAGACGCCGGTGCGCTTCCCGTTCACGACGGCGGTCGTGGAGTGCTACGCCGACGCGAAGTGA
- a CDS encoding DUF6479 family protein, protein MSAFQSTRTSEIAGLTDPTAASDLVIGIAPFVAGLAIAAALIAAVWWGIRIRNREPAPPTPQEQPHRPDGSGPPEVRERREPDEVVPPEGGRLLPHELRNTGNSSGRPASGNPEEPPRWDEKSGGSFGSGGPGG, encoded by the coding sequence ATGAGCGCATTCCAGAGCACGAGAACCAGTGAGATCGCAGGCCTCACGGACCCCACGGCCGCGAGTGACCTGGTCATCGGCATTGCGCCGTTCGTCGCGGGGCTCGCCATCGCGGCCGCTCTGATCGCCGCCGTGTGGTGGGGCATCCGTATCAGGAACCGTGAGCCGGCTCCTCCGACGCCCCAGGAGCAGCCGCACCGGCCGGACGGCTCCGGCCCGCCCGAGGTCAGAGAGCGCCGGGAACCCGACGAAGTCGTGCCTCCGGAAGGCGGACGGCTCCTCCCGCACGAGCTCAGAAACACGGGCAACAGCTCCGGCAGGCCCGCCTCCGGGAACCCTGAGGAACCGCCCCGGTGGGACGAGAAGTCCGGGGGTTCGTTTGGCAGCGGAGGCCCTGGCGGGTGA
- a CDS encoding cytochrome P450, translated as MTVGRRYSAEGGQDGERAALRASTPARASARDAARVAVRVGLPPLAGGVVVRRRRGVALTARLDADRHAVRLLNELHRRYGPGPLHLRLAGRDLVLPLSVEDAQRVLDETPEPFTPAGRLKRGALGHFQPHGVLVSAGQEREERRAFNEDVLETGRHLHHLAPQFVRTVREEAGRLLTGPAPLDWDAFAATWWRIVRRVVLGDSARDDTALTDRLARLRGFGNWASLVPPRATARPRARFERELRAHLDRAEPGSLAEALDRTPAKPGVDPAGQVPHWLFAFDAAGVAAARTLALLATHPAQEQQVRNELAVPDLARPQVLPYTRACVMESVRLWPTTPFLLRESTRRTRWGEGTLPGGTTFLVYAPYFHRDGSAPYGDRFVPEIWLDGTAHTGPEFVPFSAGPGVCPGEDLVLLVTSTLVAALLEGHDVRLHGPVRLRSGGPVPYTVNHFALRFSAAARP; from the coding sequence GTGACCGTCGGCAGGCGGTACAGCGCCGAGGGCGGGCAGGACGGCGAGCGCGCCGCGCTCCGCGCCTCGACCCCGGCCCGCGCGTCCGCCCGCGACGCCGCCCGCGTGGCCGTGCGGGTGGGCCTTCCCCCACTCGCCGGCGGTGTCGTCGTACGCCGCCGACGGGGCGTGGCGCTCACCGCCCGCCTCGACGCCGACCGCCACGCGGTGCGGCTCCTGAACGAGCTGCACCGGCGGTACGGTCCCGGCCCGCTCCACCTGCGCCTGGCGGGCCGGGACCTCGTTCTCCCGCTCTCCGTCGAGGACGCGCAGCGCGTCCTGGACGAGACGCCGGAGCCGTTCACCCCGGCCGGCCGCCTCAAACGAGGCGCACTCGGCCACTTCCAGCCGCACGGCGTACTCGTCTCGGCGGGCCAGGAACGCGAGGAGCGCCGGGCCTTCAACGAGGACGTCCTGGAAACCGGGCGGCACCTCCACCACCTCGCCCCGCAGTTCGTACGTACCGTCCGCGAGGAGGCCGGGCGACTGCTCACCGGCCCCGCGCCGCTGGACTGGGACGCCTTCGCCGCCACCTGGTGGCGGATCGTACGGCGGGTCGTCCTCGGTGACTCCGCGCGCGACGACACCGCGCTCACCGACCGCCTCGCACGGCTGCGCGGCTTCGGCAACTGGGCCTCACTCGTCCCCCCGCGCGCCACCGCCCGCCCGCGTGCGCGCTTCGAGCGCGAGCTGCGCGCCCACCTGGACCGGGCCGAACCGGGCAGCCTCGCCGAGGCACTCGACAGGACGCCGGCCAAACCGGGCGTCGATCCGGCGGGCCAGGTTCCGCACTGGCTGTTCGCGTTCGACGCGGCGGGCGTCGCGGCCGCGCGGACGCTGGCCCTGCTGGCCACCCACCCGGCGCAGGAGCAGCAGGTACGCAACGAGCTGGCCGTACCGGACCTGGCTCGGCCGCAGGTGCTGCCCTACACCCGCGCCTGTGTCATGGAATCCGTGCGGCTGTGGCCGACGACGCCGTTCCTGCTGCGTGAGAGCACCCGCCGGACGCGCTGGGGCGAGGGAACTCTGCCCGGGGGAACGACGTTTCTGGTGTACGCCCCCTACTTCCACCGGGACGGCTCCGCCCCGTACGGTGACCGCTTCGTACCGGAGATCTGGCTGGACGGCACGGCGCACACCGGCCCCGAGTTCGTGCCGTTCAGCGCGGGACCCGGCGTGTGCCCCGGCGAGGACCTCGTCCTGCTCGTGACCTCGACGCTCGTCGCCGCGCTCCTGGAGGGTCACGACGTGCGCCTGCACGGCCCGGTCCGGCTGCGCTCCGGCGGCCCCGTGCCCTACACCGTCAACCACTTCGCGCTGCGCTTCTCCGCCGCCGCCCGGCCCTGA
- a CDS encoding VOC family protein, translated as MITTDFVPGSPCWIDLGAPDVPATAEFYKAVFDWEFQSYGPDAPDAGDYGVLKRNGKAVAGIGRLTEEGARSAWMIYFCTPDADATTGAVERSGGTVRVPPMDADGEGRMAQYTDPQGGQFAVWQAGNTKGMEAADEPGTLCWTELYTTDAAAAKEFYGSLFGWETQDMALPGGEGTYSMITPAGQPPERMHGGLMQLPSEALALTGGKPYWHPVFAVEDCDATVAKVGASGGSVQMGPEDAEGVGRLAVCVDPSGADFVVLTPATPAPA; from the coding sequence ATGATCACCACTGACTTCGTGCCCGGCTCCCCCTGTTGGATCGACCTCGGCGCCCCTGACGTCCCCGCCACGGCCGAGTTCTACAAAGCGGTGTTCGACTGGGAGTTCCAGAGTTACGGCCCGGACGCACCGGACGCCGGCGACTACGGCGTACTGAAGAGGAACGGCAAGGCCGTCGCCGGCATTGGGCGGCTCACCGAGGAAGGCGCGCGCTCCGCCTGGATGATCTACTTCTGCACCCCCGACGCCGACGCCACCACCGGGGCCGTCGAGCGGTCGGGCGGCACGGTACGGGTCCCTCCGATGGACGCCGACGGCGAAGGCCGGATGGCCCAGTACACCGACCCCCAGGGGGGTCAGTTCGCCGTCTGGCAGGCGGGCAACACCAAGGGGATGGAGGCGGCGGACGAGCCGGGGACCCTCTGCTGGACGGAGCTTTACACCACCGACGCGGCAGCCGCGAAGGAGTTCTACGGCAGCCTCTTCGGCTGGGAGACCCAGGACATGGCGCTGCCGGGCGGCGAGGGTACGTATTCGATGATCACGCCGGCCGGCCAGCCCCCGGAGCGGATGCACGGCGGTCTCATGCAGCTGCCGTCCGAAGCACTCGCGCTGACCGGTGGCAAGCCGTACTGGCACCCGGTGTTCGCGGTCGAGGACTGCGACGCCACGGTGGCCAAGGTCGGCGCGAGCGGCGGCAGCGTGCAGATGGGACCGGAGGACGCCGAGGGCGTCGGCCGGCTCGCCGTCTGCGTCGACCCGTCGGGCGCGGACTTCGTGGTGCTCACCCCGGCCACACCGGCCCCGGCCTGA
- a CDS encoding ABC transporter permease, with the protein MFTLAMSSVRQRPGRFVATLLSAFLGAVIIMTFNSLHDTAGARGVDDVSAESMSTAATVVGGYGSLLVFFAVASTLTVNVRQRGGEIGLLRSTGATPAQIKRMVVGEAAVVGLVGALLAIAPAMLAGRGLLAMFQESGQVAGSVRYAFGPIALVSGLGIALLASVGAAFLAVRRATGTGNRVRRSGGRGRKSAGYGALVAGTGSALTTFAMDGTDPMAMAPAAYGAILLAAGFAVFSPVLLGTVLGRLSRPIEALAGAGGYLAVHTMRRRVAELSGVLMPLILFTGMATATLYIQAVETDAIKASGLTKSVEDKNLETLNLVVVGIIVVFSCVMLVNSLYAATSYRRGEFGRQRLTGATPGQVLAMVGCEGGVLTVTGVFLGSAAGLAGIVPFTSVRTGGILPGQGLGIWFGIVAVASAATLVTSLGTACRALRTPAVAAVAVAA; encoded by the coding sequence ATGTTCACACTGGCCATGAGCTCGGTCCGGCAGCGCCCCGGGCGCTTTGTCGCGACGCTGCTGTCCGCCTTCCTGGGGGCCGTGATCATCATGACGTTCAACTCGCTCCACGACACGGCCGGGGCGCGCGGAGTCGACGACGTCAGCGCCGAGTCGATGTCCACGGCCGCCACCGTGGTCGGCGGCTACGGATCGCTGCTGGTGTTCTTCGCCGTCGCTTCGACGCTCACCGTGAACGTACGGCAGCGGGGCGGGGAGATCGGTCTGCTGCGCAGCACCGGTGCCACCCCGGCGCAGATCAAGCGGATGGTCGTCGGGGAAGCGGCCGTGGTCGGGCTCGTGGGAGCGCTGCTGGCGATCGCGCCCGCGATGCTCGCGGGGCGGGGGCTGCTCGCGATGTTCCAGGAGAGCGGGCAGGTCGCGGGGAGCGTGCGGTACGCCTTCGGCCCCATCGCCCTCGTCTCGGGTCTCGGCATCGCTCTACTGGCCTCCGTGGGCGCCGCGTTCCTCGCGGTCCGCCGGGCCACCGGAACCGGGAACCGGGTACGCCGGTCCGGCGGCCGGGGGCGGAAGTCGGCCGGGTACGGCGCACTCGTCGCCGGTACCGGATCCGCACTCACCACCTTCGCCATGGACGGCACCGACCCCATGGCGATGGCACCGGCGGCGTACGGCGCGATTCTGCTGGCCGCCGGCTTCGCGGTGTTCTCGCCCGTACTCCTGGGGACCGTGCTGGGCCGGCTGAGCAGGCCGATCGAGGCGCTCGCCGGGGCCGGCGGCTACCTGGCGGTCCACACGATGCGCCGCCGCGTGGCCGAACTGTCGGGCGTACTCATGCCGTTGATCCTCTTCACCGGCATGGCGACCGCGACGCTCTACATACAGGCCGTCGAGACCGACGCGATCAAGGCGTCCGGTCTCACGAAGTCGGTGGAGGACAAGAACCTGGAGACGCTGAACCTGGTGGTCGTCGGCATCATCGTGGTGTTCTCCTGCGTCATGCTGGTCAACAGCCTGTACGCCGCGACGTCCTACCGGCGCGGCGAGTTCGGCCGGCAGCGCCTCACCGGGGCCACTCCGGGCCAGGTGCTGGCGATGGTCGGCTGCGAGGGGGGCGTGCTGACCGTGACCGGAGTGTTCCTCGGTTCGGCGGCCGGGCTCGCCGGGATCGTCCCGTTCACCTCCGTCCGTACGGGCGGGATCCTCCCCGGTCAGGGGCTCGGTATCTGGTTCGGCATCGTGGCGGTCGCCTCGGCGGCGACGCTCGTCACCAGCCTGGGGACGGCCTGCCGGGCCCTGCGCACACCGGCGGTGGCCGCGGTGGCCGTGGCGGCTTGA
- a CDS encoding IS110 family transposase: MFDTGNVGVFLGMDVGKSAHHGYGLTPVGKKVFDKAMPNSEPKLRAVFDKLIAKFGTVLVIVDQPASIGALPLTVARDAGCKVAYLPGLAMRRIADLYPGEAKTDAKDAAVIADAARTMPHTLRSLELTDEITAELTVLVGFDQDLAAEATRTSNRIRGLLTQFHPSLERVLGPRLDHQAVTWLLERHGSPAALRKAGRRRLVEVIRPKAPRMAARLIDDVFDALDEQTVVVPGTGTLDIVIPSLARSLAAVHEQRRALEAQINALLEAHPLSPVLTSMPGVGVRTAAVLLVTVGDGTSFPSAAHLASYAGLAPATKSSGTSIHGEHAPRGGNRQLKRAMFLSAFACMNADPASRNYYDRQRARGKTHTQALLRLARQRISVLFAMLRDGTFYEPREPRTAALAA, translated from the coding sequence ATGTTCGACACCGGCAACGTGGGCGTCTTCCTTGGCATGGACGTCGGCAAGAGCGCCCACCACGGGTACGGGCTCACCCCGGTCGGCAAGAAGGTCTTCGACAAGGCCATGCCCAACAGTGAGCCGAAACTGCGAGCGGTTTTCGACAAACTGATCGCGAAGTTCGGCACCGTGCTGGTGATCGTGGACCAGCCCGCTTCCATCGGCGCCCTCCCGCTCACGGTTGCCCGCGACGCCGGCTGCAAGGTCGCCTACCTGCCCGGACTGGCGATGCGACGGATCGCCGATCTCTACCCGGGTGAGGCCAAGACCGACGCGAAGGACGCCGCGGTCATCGCGGACGCGGCCCGCACCATGCCGCACACCCTGCGCTCGCTCGAACTCACCGACGAGATCACCGCCGAGCTGACCGTGCTCGTCGGCTTCGACCAGGACCTCGCCGCCGAGGCCACCCGCACGTCCAACCGGATACGCGGCCTGCTCACCCAGTTCCACCCCAGCCTGGAGCGCGTCCTGGGCCCCCGCCTCGACCACCAGGCCGTCACCTGGCTCCTGGAGCGTCACGGTTCCCCGGCCGCGCTGCGCAAGGCCGGCCGCCGCAGACTCGTCGAGGTCATCCGGCCCAAGGCCCCGCGCATGGCAGCCCGGCTGATCGACGACGTCTTCGACGCCCTCGACGAACAGACCGTGGTCGTGCCCGGGACCGGCACCCTCGACATCGTGATCCCGTCCCTGGCCCGCTCCCTCGCGGCCGTCCACGAACAGCGCCGGGCCCTGGAAGCCCAGATCAACGCCCTGCTGGAGGCACACCCTCTTTCCCCGGTCCTGACCTCGATGCCCGGCGTCGGCGTCAGGACCGCCGCAGTCCTGCTGGTCACCGTCGGCGACGGCACCAGCTTCCCCTCCGCCGCCCACCTCGCCTCCTACGCCGGCCTCGCCCCGGCCACGAAGTCGTCGGGGACCTCGATCCACGGCGAACACGCGCCCCGAGGCGGAAACCGGCAGCTCAAACGCGCCATGTTCCTCTCCGCCTTCGCCTGCATGAACGCCGATCCCGCCTCCCGCAACTACTACGACCGCCAGCGAGCCCGCGGAAAGACCCACACCCAGGCCCTCCTCCGCCTCGCCCGCCAACGCATCAGCGTCCTGTTCGCCATGCTCCGCGACGGCACCTTCTACGAACCTCGCGAGCCCAGGACCGCCGCCCTCGCCGCATGA
- a CDS encoding Gfo/Idh/MocA family protein, which translates to MPEIPAVSRRLLLGGTLATGASLAAGIGSAGSAAAAPAGTAPAAADSTASGATPARKPGQKSMINVPFEAYKTVRVGVIGLGNRGSGMTTGWSVVPGCVVTAVCDIRADRAKRTADQLVAKGKPRPAEFGGSADSYTEMLKRDDVDLVYIATPWEFHYEQGKAALLADKHVVVELPIATELRELWDLVDTSERTRKNLMLSENCNYGRNELAMLKAAHEGLFGDITNGHGGYLHDLRALLFSNTYYTDSWRRLWHTRSTASFYAMHGLAPIAAAMDINRGDRMTTLKATATAPKGLADYRERFVPRSHPSWNETYVNGDLVTCAIETAKGRTIRAEHDVSSPRPYSRINSIAGTRGIFEDYAGTSTTGGRIYVEPDHGGHSWRDFDTYRKEFDHWLWKKIGDDAANNGGHGGMDYVLQWRTVQTMRAGLVPDIDVYDSAAWCSPVPLSVMSLANKGRPVAIPDFTRGGWVNLRSGLDSRMTEMPPVS; encoded by the coding sequence ATGCCCGAAATCCCCGCAGTCTCCCGTCGCTTGCTCTTGGGAGGGACGCTGGCTACCGGAGCGTCGCTCGCGGCCGGGATCGGATCGGCCGGCAGCGCGGCGGCGGCGCCCGCCGGTACCGCGCCGGCCGCCGCCGATTCGACCGCCTCCGGTGCGACGCCCGCCCGCAAGCCGGGCCAGAAGTCGATGATCAACGTGCCCTTCGAGGCGTACAAGACCGTCCGCGTCGGTGTGATCGGCCTCGGCAACCGGGGTTCCGGGATGACCACGGGCTGGTCCGTGGTCCCCGGCTGCGTCGTGACCGCCGTCTGCGACATCCGCGCCGACCGCGCCAAGCGCACCGCCGACCAGCTGGTCGCGAAGGGCAAGCCGCGCCCGGCGGAGTTCGGCGGCTCGGCCGACTCGTACACGGAGATGCTCAAGCGCGACGACGTCGATCTCGTGTACATCGCGACACCGTGGGAGTTCCACTACGAACAGGGCAAGGCCGCGCTGCTGGCGGACAAGCACGTCGTCGTCGAGCTGCCCATCGCGACCGAACTGCGCGAGCTGTGGGACCTGGTGGACACCTCGGAGCGCACCCGCAAGAACCTGATGCTGTCCGAGAACTGCAACTACGGCCGCAACGAACTGGCCATGCTCAAGGCCGCGCACGAGGGCCTGTTCGGCGACATCACCAACGGCCACGGCGGCTACCTGCACGACCTGCGCGCGCTGCTCTTCTCCAACACGTACTACACGGACTCCTGGCGCCGCCTCTGGCACACCCGCAGCACCGCGTCCTTCTACGCCATGCACGGCCTCGCCCCCATCGCGGCGGCCATGGACATCAACCGCGGCGACCGCATGACGACACTGAAGGCCACCGCGACCGCGCCGAAGGGCCTCGCCGACTACCGCGAGCGCTTCGTCCCCCGGTCGCACCCGTCGTGGAACGAGACGTACGTCAACGGCGACCTCGTGACCTGCGCGATCGAGACGGCGAAGGGCCGGACCATCCGGGCCGAGCACGACGTGAGTTCGCCCCGCCCCTACAGCCGCATCAACTCCATCGCGGGCACGCGCGGGATCTTCGAGGACTACGCGGGTACGTCGACGACCGGCGGCCGCATCTACGTCGAGCCGGACCACGGCGGCCACTCCTGGCGGGACTTCGACACGTACCGCAAGGAGTTCGACCACTGGCTGTGGAAGAAGATCGGCGACGACGCCGCGAACAACGGCGGGCACGGCGGCATGGATTACGTACTCCAGTGGCGCACGGTGCAGACGATGCGGGCGGGACTGGTACCCGACATCGACGTGTACGACTCGGCGGCCTGGTGTTCGCCGGTCCCGCTGAGCGTCATGTCCCTGGCGAACAAGGGGCGTCCGGTCGCGATACCGGACTTCACGCGCGGTGGCTGGGTCAATCTGCGCTCGGGTCTCGACTCGCGCATGACGGAGATGCCCCCCGTTTCCTGA